One window of Burkholderia cepacia GG4 genomic DNA carries:
- a CDS encoding MFS transporter: protein MQTRSTLDEHAAVAAPAPARTAQHYLLAGWASMAGTTIEWYDFFLYGTAAALVFNRIFFPSLDPVVGTLAAFGTFAVGFIGRPMGGIVFGHFGDRIGRKSMLMITLLLMGVPSMIIGLIPSYDRIGYWAAALLIAMRFLQGMAVGGEWGGAVLMAVEHAPKGRKGLFGSLPQTGVGLGLILSSVAMAAVAALPDADMLSWGWRVPFLASIALVGLGWFIRAKVPESPDFEKMQRQGKAEKSPVTAALRRHPREVLTIVGARAAENTWFYMVVTFALAYATQQLHLPKAEMLHAITAGAALSLVTMPLCGHLSDRIGQRRMFAIGLVLMCAFAAPFFMMLGTQQTSLAWWAIVLGLGVVFPILYAPESLLFAQQFPAEIRYSGISLSVQLAGVIGGGFAPMIATSLLKAGGGQPHYVIAYLVGFGVFALVCTALMRPARA from the coding sequence ATGCAGACCCGATCCACCCTCGATGAGCATGCAGCCGTCGCGGCACCGGCGCCCGCCCGCACCGCGCAGCACTACCTGCTGGCCGGCTGGGCCAGCATGGCCGGCACGACGATCGAGTGGTACGACTTCTTCCTCTACGGCACCGCCGCCGCGCTCGTGTTCAACCGCATCTTCTTTCCGTCGCTCGATCCGGTCGTCGGCACGCTCGCCGCGTTCGGCACGTTCGCGGTCGGCTTCATCGGCCGGCCGATGGGCGGCATCGTGTTCGGCCACTTCGGCGACCGCATCGGCCGCAAGTCGATGCTGATGATCACGCTGCTGCTGATGGGCGTGCCGAGCATGATCATCGGGCTGATCCCGTCGTACGACCGCATCGGCTACTGGGCCGCCGCGCTGCTGATCGCGATGCGCTTCCTGCAGGGGATGGCGGTCGGCGGCGAATGGGGCGGCGCGGTGCTGATGGCCGTCGAGCATGCGCCGAAGGGCCGCAAGGGGCTGTTCGGCAGCCTGCCGCAGACCGGCGTCGGGCTCGGGCTGATCCTGTCGTCGGTCGCGATGGCCGCGGTGGCCGCGCTGCCGGACGCCGACATGCTGTCGTGGGGCTGGCGCGTACCGTTCCTCGCGAGCATCGCGCTGGTCGGCCTCGGCTGGTTCATCCGCGCGAAGGTGCCCGAGTCGCCCGACTTCGAGAAGATGCAGCGCCAGGGCAAGGCCGAGAAGTCGCCGGTCACGGCCGCGCTGCGCCGCCATCCGCGCGAGGTACTGACGATCGTCGGCGCGCGCGCTGCCGAGAACACCTGGTTCTACATGGTCGTCACGTTCGCGCTCGCCTATGCGACGCAGCAGTTGCATCTGCCGAAGGCCGAGATGCTGCATGCGATCACGGCCGGCGCGGCGCTGTCGCTCGTCACGATGCCGCTGTGCGGCCACCTGAGCGACCGCATCGGCCAGCGCCGGATGTTCGCGATCGGCCTCGTGCTGATGTGCGCGTTCGCCGCGCCGTTCTTCATGATGCTCGGCACGCAACAGACGTCGCTCGCATGGTGGGCGATCGTGCTCGGCCTCGGCGTCGTGTTCCCGATTCTTTATGCCCCCGAGTCGCTGCTGTTCGCGCAGCAGTTCCCGGCGGAAATCCGCTACAGCGGCATCTCGCTGTCGGTGCAGCTCGCCGGCGTGATCGGCGGCGGCTTCGCGCCGATGATCGCGACGTCGCTGCTCAAGGCCGGCGGCGGCCAGCCTCACTACGTGATCGCGTACCTCGTCGGCTTCGGCGTGTTCGCGCTCGTGTGTACCGCATTGATGCGGCCGGCACGCGCTTGA
- a CDS encoding CoA-acylating methylmalonate-semialdehyde dehydrogenase — protein MNAAVPQTTLALPTAKLLIDGAFVESQSAEWGDIVNPATQEVIGRVPYATLDEVDAAIASAQRAFQTWKTTPIGARLRIMLKFQDLVRRNLERIAHTLTAEQGKTLPDAQGDIFRGLEVVEHACSIGTLQQGEFAENVAGGVDTYTLRQPIGVCAGITPFNFPGMIPLWMFPMAIVCGNTFVLKPSEQDPLSTMQLVELAIEAGVPQGVLNVVHGGKTVVDRLCTHPDIKAISFVGSTRVGTHVYNLGSQHGKRVQSMMGAKNHAVVLPDAHREQSINALVGAGFGAAGQRCMATSVVVLVGKARDWLPDLVEKAKALKVNAGAEAGTDVGPVVSKAAKQRILSLIDAGVKEGATLLLDGRDVQVPGYEQGNFVGPTIFSGVTTDMSIYQEEIFGPVVVVLEADTLDDAIALVNRNPMGNGVGLFTQSGAAARKFQSEIDIGQVGINIPIPVPVPYFSFTGSRGSKLGDLGPYGKQVVQFYTQTKTVTARWFDDDATAGGVNTTIALR, from the coding sequence ATGAACGCCGCAGTTCCCCAGACCACCCTCGCCCTGCCCACCGCCAAGCTGCTGATCGACGGCGCGTTCGTCGAGTCGCAAAGCGCCGAATGGGGCGACATCGTCAACCCCGCGACGCAGGAAGTGATCGGCCGCGTGCCGTACGCGACGCTCGACGAGGTCGATGCCGCGATCGCGTCTGCGCAGCGCGCGTTCCAGACCTGGAAGACGACGCCGATCGGCGCGCGGCTGCGCATCATGCTGAAGTTCCAGGACCTGGTGCGCCGCAATCTCGAACGGATCGCGCACACGCTGACCGCCGAGCAAGGCAAGACGCTGCCCGATGCGCAAGGCGACATCTTCCGCGGCCTCGAAGTGGTCGAGCATGCATGCTCGATCGGCACGCTGCAGCAAGGCGAATTCGCGGAGAACGTCGCGGGCGGCGTCGACACCTACACGCTGCGCCAGCCGATCGGCGTATGCGCCGGCATCACGCCGTTCAACTTCCCCGGGATGATCCCGCTGTGGATGTTCCCGATGGCGATCGTGTGCGGCAACACGTTCGTGCTGAAGCCGTCCGAACAGGATCCGCTGTCGACGATGCAGCTCGTCGAGCTCGCGATCGAGGCCGGCGTGCCGCAGGGCGTGCTGAACGTCGTGCATGGCGGCAAGACCGTGGTCGACCGCCTGTGCACGCATCCGGACATCAAGGCGATCTCGTTCGTCGGCTCGACGCGCGTCGGCACCCACGTGTACAACCTCGGCAGCCAGCACGGCAAGCGCGTGCAGTCGATGATGGGCGCGAAGAACCACGCGGTCGTGCTGCCCGACGCACACCGCGAGCAGTCGATCAACGCGCTGGTCGGCGCGGGCTTCGGCGCAGCCGGCCAGCGCTGCATGGCGACGTCGGTCGTCGTGCTGGTCGGCAAGGCGCGCGACTGGCTGCCGGATCTGGTCGAGAAGGCGAAGGCGCTGAAGGTCAACGCGGGCGCCGAAGCCGGCACGGACGTAGGCCCGGTCGTGTCGAAGGCGGCGAAGCAACGCATCCTGTCGCTGATCGACGCGGGCGTGAAGGAAGGCGCGACGCTGTTGCTCGACGGCCGCGACGTGCAGGTGCCCGGCTACGAGCAGGGCAACTTCGTCGGCCCAACGATCTTCTCGGGCGTGACGACCGACATGTCGATCTATCAGGAAGAAATCTTCGGGCCGGTAGTGGTCGTGCTCGAAGCCGACACGCTCGACGATGCGATCGCGCTCGTCAACCGCAACCCGATGGGCAACGGCGTCGGCCTGTTCACGCAGAGCGGCGCGGCCGCGCGCAAGTTCCAGAGCGAAATCGACATCGGCCAGGTCGGCATCAACATCCCGATCCCGGTGCCGGTCCCCTACTTCAGCTTCACCGGCTCGCGCGGCTCGAAGCTCGGCGATCTCGGCCCGTACGGCAAGCAGGTCGTGCAGTTCTACACGCAGACCAAGACGGTCACCGCGCGCTGGTTCGACGACGACGCGACGGCCGGCGGCGTGAACACGACGATCGCGCTGCGCTGA
- the mmsB gene encoding 3-hydroxyisobutyrate dehydrogenase, with protein MEIAFIGLGNMGGPMAANLLKAGHALTVFDLDANAVDAAVRAGATAAASPRDAAARAVLVITMLPAAQHVRAVYLGDDGVLAGARAGATFVDCSTIDPGTVRAVADAAAQRDFPLADAPVSGGTGGAQAGTLTFMVGAQAALFERIRPVLLDMGKNVVHCGDTGTGQVAKICNNLLLGISMMGVSEAMALGAALGIDPAVLAGIINTSTGRCWSSDTYNPYPGVNDAAPAARDYAGGFAANLMLKDLGLATEAARGARQPVWMGALAQQLYQSMSQQGLGALDFSACVKLYEAQPA; from the coding sequence ATGGAAATTGCATTCATCGGACTCGGCAACATGGGCGGCCCCATGGCCGCCAACCTGCTCAAGGCCGGCCACGCGTTGACGGTATTCGACCTCGACGCGAACGCAGTCGACGCCGCAGTGCGCGCGGGCGCGACCGCGGCGGCCTCGCCGCGCGACGCGGCCGCCCGCGCGGTACTGGTCATCACAATGCTGCCGGCCGCGCAGCACGTGCGCGCCGTCTACCTCGGCGACGACGGCGTGCTGGCCGGCGCGCGCGCCGGCGCGACGTTCGTCGACTGCAGCACGATCGATCCGGGCACCGTGCGCGCAGTGGCCGACGCCGCCGCGCAACGCGACTTCCCGCTCGCCGACGCGCCGGTGTCGGGCGGCACCGGCGGCGCGCAGGCCGGCACGCTGACCTTCATGGTCGGCGCTCAGGCCGCGCTGTTCGAGCGCATCCGGCCGGTGCTGCTCGACATGGGGAAGAACGTCGTGCACTGCGGCGACACGGGCACCGGGCAGGTCGCAAAGATCTGCAACAACCTGCTGCTCGGGATCTCGATGATGGGCGTGTCGGAAGCAATGGCGCTCGGCGCCGCGCTCGGCATCGATCCGGCCGTGCTGGCCGGCATCATCAACACGTCGACCGGCCGCTGCTGGAGCTCGGATACGTACAACCCGTACCCGGGCGTAAACGACGCTGCGCCCGCCGCACGCGACTATGCGGGCGGTTTCGCCGCGAACCTGATGCTGAAGGATCTCGGGCTCGCAACCGAAGCCGCGCGTGGCGCACGGCAGCCGGTGTGGATGGGCGCGCTCGCGCAGCAGCTCTATCAGTCGATGAGTCAGCAGGGGCTCGGCGCGCTCGACTTCTCCGCGTGCGTGAAGCTGTACGAAGCGCAGCCCGCGTAA
- a CDS encoding NCS1 family nucleobase:cation symporter-1 — MQLEATHRAGIVLGADDALHRTDTAVRDPALSPRLHNHDLAPTKAEGRTWGRYSIFALWTNDVHNIANYSFAIGLFALGLSGWQMLASLAIGAVLVYCFMNLTGYMGQKTGVPFPVISRMSFGIYGALLPAMIRAVIAIAWFGIQTYLASVVLRVLLTAIWPGVAAFDQDAIFGLSTLGWITFVAIWLVQIGILTYGMEMVRKYEGLAGPIILVTTLSLAAWMFSRTGGHLAMSIGKPMTGLKMWTEVFAGGSLWLAIYGTLVLNFCDFARSSPSAKTVRVGNFWGLPVNILVFATISFVLAGAQFKLNGQIIHSPTEIIATVPNKLFLVLGCLAFLIVTVAVNIMANFVAPAFVLTSLAPHRLTFRRAGLISATVAVLILPWNLYNSPIVIVYFLSGLGALLGPLYGIITVDYWLVRKQRVNVPDLYTEAPTGAYFYTRGVNRKALAALVPSALISITLAVVPAFSAMTPFSWLLGAAIAGSVYWLTADRKRQYEERSGEHIAVACAQH, encoded by the coding sequence GTGCAACTGGAAGCTACCCACCGCGCGGGCATCGTGCTCGGGGCGGACGACGCATTGCATCGAACCGATACGGCCGTGCGCGATCCCGCGCTGAGCCCGCGCCTGCACAATCACGACCTCGCGCCGACCAAGGCCGAGGGCCGGACCTGGGGCCGCTACAGCATCTTTGCGCTGTGGACCAACGACGTGCACAACATCGCGAACTACTCGTTCGCGATCGGGCTGTTCGCGCTCGGCCTGTCGGGCTGGCAGATGCTCGCATCGCTCGCGATCGGCGCGGTGCTCGTGTACTGCTTCATGAACCTCACCGGCTACATGGGCCAGAAGACCGGCGTGCCGTTCCCGGTGATCAGCCGGATGAGCTTCGGCATCTACGGCGCGCTGCTGCCCGCGATGATCCGCGCGGTGATCGCGATCGCATGGTTCGGTATCCAGACCTATCTCGCATCCGTCGTGCTGCGCGTGCTGCTCACCGCGATCTGGCCGGGCGTCGCCGCCTTCGACCAGGACGCGATCTTCGGGCTGTCGACGCTGGGCTGGATCACGTTCGTCGCGATCTGGCTCGTGCAGATCGGCATCCTCACGTACGGGATGGAGATGGTCCGCAAGTACGAAGGGCTCGCCGGCCCGATCATCCTCGTCACGACGCTGTCGCTCGCCGCATGGATGTTCAGCCGCACGGGCGGCCATCTCGCGATGTCGATCGGCAAGCCGATGACCGGCCTCAAGATGTGGACCGAGGTGTTCGCGGGCGGCTCGCTGTGGCTCGCGATCTACGGCACGCTGGTGCTGAACTTCTGCGATTTCGCGCGCTCGTCGCCGAGCGCGAAGACGGTGCGGGTCGGCAACTTCTGGGGCCTGCCGGTCAACATCCTGGTGTTCGCGACGATCAGCTTCGTGCTCGCGGGCGCGCAGTTCAAGCTGAATGGCCAGATCATCCACAGCCCGACGGAAATCATCGCGACGGTGCCGAACAAGCTGTTCCTCGTGCTCGGTTGCCTCGCGTTCCTGATCGTGACGGTCGCGGTGAACATCATGGCGAACTTCGTCGCGCCGGCCTTCGTGCTGACGAGCCTCGCGCCGCACCGCCTGACGTTCCGCCGCGCGGGCCTGATCAGCGCGACGGTCGCGGTGCTGATCCTGCCGTGGAACCTGTACAACAGCCCGATCGTGATCGTCTACTTCCTGTCCGGCCTCGGCGCGCTGCTCGGCCCGCTGTACGGGATCATCACGGTCGACTACTGGCTCGTGCGCAAGCAGCGCGTGAACGTGCCCGACCTGTACACCGAAGCGCCGACCGGCGCCTATTTCTACACGCGCGGCGTGAACCGCAAGGCGCTCGCGGCGCTCGTGCCGTCCGCGCTGATCTCGATCACGCTCGCCGTCGTGCCGGCCTTCAGCGCGATGACGCCGTTCTCCTGGCTGCTCGGCGCGGCCATCGCAGGCAGCGTCTACTGGCTGACGGCCGATCGCAAACGGCAATACGAGGAGCGCTCGGGCGAACACATCGCGGTCGCCTGTGCCCAACACTGA
- a CDS encoding aspartate/glutamate racemase family protein has translation MRILVVNVNTTESITDAIAAQAQAAASPGTEIVGLTPRFGAESVEGNFESYLAAIAVMDRVLSYEEPYDAVIQAGYGEHGREGLQELLTVPVVDITEAAASVAMLLGHRYSVVTTLDRTVPLIEDRLKLAGLDARCASVRASGLAVLELEEDPARAIESIVGQAQRAVKDDHAEVICLGCGGMAGLDRQIEECTGVPVVDGVSAAVALAESLVRLKLKTSKVRTYAPPRPKRIVGWPGTFVK, from the coding sequence ATGAGAATCCTGGTAGTCAACGTCAACACGACCGAATCGATCACCGACGCCATCGCCGCGCAGGCGCAGGCCGCCGCGTCGCCCGGCACGGAAATCGTCGGGCTGACGCCGCGCTTCGGCGCGGAGTCGGTCGAAGGCAACTTCGAGAGCTATCTGGCGGCAATCGCCGTGATGGATCGCGTGTTGAGCTACGAGGAACCGTACGATGCGGTAATCCAGGCCGGCTACGGCGAACACGGCCGCGAAGGGCTGCAGGAACTGCTGACGGTGCCCGTCGTCGACATCACCGAAGCCGCCGCGAGCGTCGCGATGCTGCTCGGCCATCGCTACTCGGTCGTCACGACGCTCGACCGCACGGTGCCGCTGATCGAGGATCGCCTGAAGCTCGCCGGGCTCGATGCACGCTGCGCGTCGGTGCGCGCGAGCGGTCTCGCGGTGCTCGAGCTCGAGGAGGACCCGGCCCGCGCGATCGAATCGATCGTCGGCCAGGCGCAGCGCGCGGTGAAGGACGATCACGCGGAAGTGATCTGCCTCGGCTGCGGCGGGATGGCCGGCCTCGACCGGCAGATCGAGGAATGCACGGGCGTGCCGGTGGTCGATGGCGTGTCGGCCGCGGTGGCGCTCGCCGAATCGCTGGTGCGGCTGAAGCTGAAGACGTCGAAGGTCCGCACCTATGCGCCGCCGCGTCCGAAGCGGATCGTCGGCTGGCCGGGCACCTTCGTCAAATGA
- a CDS encoding LysR family transcriptional regulator, producing MRDAPAPNGLPLDASDAKGALDVLDARLMRILLVLLTERTVSRAAVRLNMSQPATSAALKRLRTLLGDPLLVRSRYGMVPTEFGARLIEPLRNALRVIDFIRIQQPTFDAHTSVRTYRIGCPDYLNVLFVPKLVALFRERAPDAQLVFHPLGDGFDDERALADGELDVVIDNRPARLSRFRQDDLFDDRVVCLMRATHPLARRGAMTAAEFAQAAQLCPTPSWLEASGAIDRQLERVGLQRRIVVTLPHFELAAHALVRSDLILTTTYRLARHYAKLLPLGAVALPAEPPDIVYRMTWNESGSCIDGVRWLRGLIAEATRSWLDAEAAQPAVAAVAATADARTPAPTANDPPEPPRRTRRRQATHCGTSARPRVARAARIHRIATKSH from the coding sequence ATGCGGGACGCACCGGCGCCGAACGGCCTTCCCCTCGACGCGTCCGACGCAAAGGGCGCGCTCGACGTGCTGGACGCGCGGCTGATGCGCATCCTGCTCGTGCTGCTCACCGAGCGCACCGTGTCGCGCGCGGCCGTGCGGCTCAACATGTCGCAGCCGGCGACGAGTGCCGCGCTCAAGCGTCTGCGCACGCTGCTCGGCGATCCGCTGCTGGTACGCAGCCGCTACGGGATGGTGCCGACCGAGTTCGGCGCGCGCCTGATCGAACCGCTGCGCAATGCGCTGCGCGTGATCGACTTCATCCGCATCCAGCAGCCGACGTTCGACGCGCACACGTCGGTGCGCACCTACCGGATCGGCTGCCCCGACTACCTGAACGTGCTGTTCGTGCCGAAGCTCGTCGCGCTGTTCCGCGAACGCGCACCGGACGCGCAGCTCGTGTTCCATCCGCTCGGCGACGGCTTCGACGACGAGCGCGCGCTCGCCGACGGCGAGCTCGACGTCGTGATCGACAACCGCCCTGCCCGCCTGTCGCGCTTCCGGCAGGACGACCTGTTCGACGATCGCGTCGTGTGCCTGATGCGCGCGACGCATCCGCTCGCGCGGCGCGGCGCGATGACGGCCGCCGAGTTCGCACAGGCGGCGCAGCTGTGCCCGACGCCGTCGTGGCTCGAAGCGTCCGGCGCGATCGACCGGCAGCTCGAACGCGTCGGCCTGCAGCGGCGCATCGTCGTCACGCTGCCGCATTTCGAACTTGCCGCGCACGCGCTCGTGCGCTCCGACCTGATCCTGACCACCACGTACCGGCTCGCGCGCCACTACGCGAAGCTGCTGCCGCTCGGCGCGGTCGCGCTGCCGGCCGAACCGCCGGACATCGTGTACCGGATGACCTGGAACGAATCGGGATCGTGCATCGACGGCGTGCGCTGGCTGCGCGGGCTGATCGCCGAAGCGACGCGCAGCTGGCTCGATGCGGAGGCCGCGCAACCAGCCGTCGCCGCGGTTGCCGCGACTGCGGATGCGCGGACGCCTGCGCCGACCGCCAACGACCCGCCCGAACCGCCGCGACGCACGCGCCGCCGCCAGGCAACGCATTGCGGCACGTCGGCGCGGCCGCGCGTCGCGCGCGCGGCGCGCATCCACCGGATCGCGACGAAGTCGCACTGA
- a CDS encoding AEC family transporter yields MSSTIEILLPVFGLIAAGFLCRRRGVLGPAAASELNRFVVWLALPALLFQIMAHASWHQLHQPAFVATFALTCALVFVGVLAWRLFAGRGLADASIDAIAASYPNTGYLGFPLCLLAFGTDSLTPTTIATILVACVLFAGAIVLIEIGLQRDRAPLRLMWKVVGALLRNPLIVAPLAGVCVSAAQVTLGAPVETFLKLLGAAASPCALVSLGLFLAEKREASGAAPRGSVALTAVKLFVQPALAWWLGVRVFAMPPVLAQIAVVLAALPTGTGPYMLAEFYGREAHVTSRTILLSTLGSIVSLSVLLAIARHA; encoded by the coding sequence ATGTCATCGACGATCGAGATTCTGTTGCCCGTGTTCGGGCTCATCGCGGCAGGGTTCCTGTGCCGCCGGCGGGGCGTACTCGGGCCGGCGGCCGCATCGGAGCTCAACCGGTTCGTCGTGTGGCTCGCGCTGCCCGCGCTGCTGTTCCAGATCATGGCGCACGCGTCGTGGCACCAGCTCCATCAACCGGCTTTCGTCGCGACTTTCGCGCTGACCTGCGCGCTCGTGTTCGTCGGCGTGCTCGCATGGCGCCTGTTCGCGGGGCGCGGGCTCGCCGATGCCAGCATCGACGCGATCGCCGCGTCGTATCCGAACACCGGCTATCTCGGCTTTCCGCTATGCCTGCTCGCGTTCGGCACCGACAGTCTCACACCGACCACGATCGCGACCATTCTTGTCGCGTGCGTGCTGTTCGCCGGCGCGATCGTGCTGATCGAGATCGGGCTGCAGCGCGACCGCGCGCCGCTCAGGCTGATGTGGAAGGTGGTCGGCGCGCTGCTGCGCAATCCGCTGATCGTCGCGCCGCTGGCCGGTGTGTGCGTGTCGGCCGCGCAGGTGACGCTCGGCGCGCCCGTCGAAACGTTCCTGAAGCTGCTCGGTGCGGCCGCGAGCCCGTGCGCGCTCGTCAGCCTCGGGCTGTTTCTCGCGGAGAAGCGCGAAGCGTCCGGCGCCGCGCCGCGCGGCAGTGTCGCGCTGACGGCGGTCAAGCTGTTCGTGCAGCCGGCGCTTGCATGGTGGCTCGGCGTGCGCGTGTTCGCGATGCCGCCGGTGCTCGCGCAGATCGCCGTCGTGCTTGCCGCGCTGCCCACCGGCACGGGGCCGTACATGCTGGCCGAGTTCTACGGGCGCGAAGCGCATGTGACGTCGCGCACGATCCTGCTGTCGACGCTCGGGTCGATCGTGTCGCTGTCGGTGCTGCTCGCGATCGCGCGGCACGCTTGA
- a CDS encoding MFS transporter, giving the protein MSQSSPASRAGAPAPRTGARLPAAATLAVASATCSLIVLDTNVVAVSLPSIARGFHASFAEIEWVVSAYMTAFAACLLPAGGLADRFGRKRMLGAGLALFALASLGCGVAPSAGWLIAARTVKGGGAALLLTAALAVIANRFPDGRERARAWAIWGMCMGIATAVAPLAGGAITQWIGWRWVFLLNLPVCALLAAGARVAIDESRDPHAKRVDAAGSLLFGAALACAIAALIGAPSHGWLSAATLGRLALAAALLAAFIGAERWQARPMIDLALFRQPRFVGAVLAMFGYAACAQVMMTFLPLYLQNAFGMSAIDAGLGMLPFAAAMIAGPSLGAMLAARVSSGGVLAGGLALIGAGNLATAALTAGGDYRLVALGMFVTGCGAGIMNGDTQKAIMACVPPDRTGMASGISTTTRFAAIVTAVGVLGAVLAASTHAHLDRLLSAAPGLRAFVDAPFMSSLLAGDLAQALERVPPSAARTLAQAAPAAFASGFAAALTVSGGLALAAAVVAYKLLAQPMRDA; this is encoded by the coding sequence ATGTCCCAGTCTTCCCCCGCGTCGCGCGCAGGGGCGCCCGCCCCGCGCACGGGCGCCCGCCTGCCGGCCGCCGCGACGCTCGCGGTCGCGTCGGCGACGTGCTCGCTGATCGTGCTCGACACGAACGTCGTCGCCGTGTCGCTGCCGAGCATCGCGCGCGGCTTCCACGCGAGCTTCGCCGAAATCGAATGGGTCGTGAGCGCGTACATGACCGCGTTCGCCGCGTGCCTGCTGCCGGCCGGCGGGCTCGCGGACCGCTTCGGGCGCAAGCGGATGCTCGGCGCGGGGCTCGCGCTGTTTGCGCTGGCGTCGCTGGGCTGCGGCGTCGCGCCGTCGGCCGGCTGGCTGATCGCCGCGCGCACGGTGAAGGGCGGCGGGGCCGCGCTGTTGCTGACGGCCGCGCTCGCCGTGATCGCGAACCGTTTTCCCGACGGTCGCGAACGGGCGCGCGCGTGGGCGATCTGGGGGATGTGCATGGGGATCGCGACGGCCGTCGCGCCGCTCGCCGGCGGCGCGATCACGCAATGGATCGGCTGGCGCTGGGTGTTCCTGCTGAACCTGCCGGTGTGCGCGCTGCTGGCCGCCGGCGCGCGCGTCGCGATCGACGAATCGCGCGATCCGCACGCGAAACGGGTGGACGCGGCCGGCAGCCTGCTGTTCGGCGCGGCGCTCGCGTGCGCGATTGCGGCGTTGATCGGTGCACCGTCGCACGGCTGGCTGTCGGCCGCGACGCTCGGGCGGCTCGCGCTCGCCGCCGCGCTGCTGGCCGCGTTCATCGGCGCGGAGCGCTGGCAGGCGCGGCCGATGATCGATCTCGCGCTGTTTCGTCAGCCGCGCTTCGTCGGCGCCGTACTGGCGATGTTCGGCTATGCGGCATGCGCGCAGGTGATGATGACGTTCCTGCCGCTGTACCTGCAGAACGCGTTCGGGATGTCGGCGATCGACGCGGGGCTCGGGATGCTGCCGTTCGCGGCTGCGATGATCGCCGGGCCGTCGCTCGGCGCGATGCTCGCCGCGCGCGTGTCGTCCGGTGGCGTGCTGGCTGGCGGGCTCGCGTTGATCGGCGCCGGCAATCTCGCGACCGCGGCGCTGACGGCGGGCGGCGACTACCGGCTCGTCGCGCTCGGCATGTTCGTGACGGGCTGCGGCGCCGGCATCATGAACGGCGACACGCAGAAGGCGATCATGGCGTGCGTGCCGCCGGACCGCACCGGGATGGCGTCGGGCATCAGCACGACCACGCGCTTCGCGGCAATCGTGACGGCCGTCGGCGTGCTCGGCGCGGTGCTGGCTGCGAGCACGCACGCGCATCTCGACCGGCTGCTGTCCGCTGCACCGGGCTTGCGCGCGTTCGTCGATGCGCCGTTCATGTCGAGCCTGCTGGCCGGCGATCTCGCGCAGGCACTCGAGCGCGTGCCGCCGTCGGCCGCGCGTACGCTCGCACAGGCGGCGCCCGCCGCTTTCGCGAGCGGGTTCGCCGCCGCGCTGACGGTGAGCGGCGGGCTCGCGCTGGCTGCCGCCGTCGTTGCATACAAGTTGCTTGCGCAACCGATGCGCGACGCATGA
- a CDS encoding LysR family transcriptional regulator → MNSLEFRHVRAFLSVAQHLHFARAADALDMTPPALTRQIQEAERLLGVRLFHRSRRAVTLTAAGEAFLAEASAAFEHLQRGRELATLAERGELGRLEIGYVSSAVYSGTLQRTVGAFRAVHPRIELNLREVPMDDVAKQLDAGRLDLAFVRPPMPLPGGLRIVTLQRDVFVAAVPADSRYASMAAVRAADLADARFAVPEQELGTLEVARRGRFAPVIAARPGGLLAVLACVSVNGWVAVIPDALAGCVSLPGVVYRPIAGKPIMSELALAHRRFEKAPAVRAFLRTVPAAG, encoded by the coding sequence ATGAACTCGCTCGAATTCCGCCACGTGCGCGCTTTCCTGAGCGTCGCGCAGCATCTGCATTTCGCCCGCGCGGCCGACGCCCTCGACATGACGCCGCCCGCGCTCACGCGGCAGATCCAGGAAGCCGAACGGCTGCTCGGCGTGCGGCTGTTCCACCGGTCGCGCCGCGCGGTCACGCTGACGGCCGCCGGCGAAGCGTTTCTCGCCGAGGCGAGCGCCGCGTTCGAGCATCTGCAGCGCGGCCGCGAACTCGCCACGCTCGCCGAGCGCGGCGAACTCGGCCGGCTCGAGATCGGCTACGTGTCGTCGGCCGTCTATTCGGGCACGCTGCAGCGCACGGTCGGCGCATTCCGTGCCGTGCATCCGCGCATCGAGCTGAACCTGCGGGAAGTGCCGATGGACGACGTCGCGAAGCAGCTCGACGCGGGCCGGCTCGACCTTGCGTTCGTGCGTCCGCCGATGCCGCTGCCGGGCGGGCTGCGGATCGTCACGCTGCAGCGCGACGTGTTCGTCGCGGCGGTGCCGGCCGATTCGCGCTACGCATCGATGGCGGCCGTGCGCGCCGCCGATCTCGCCGACGCGCGCTTCGCGGTGCCCGAACAGGAACTCGGCACGCTCGAAGTCGCGCGCCGCGGCCGCTTCGCGCCGGTGATCGCCGCGCGGCCGGGCGGGTTGCTCGCGGTGCTCGCATGCGTGTCGGTGAACGGCTGGGTCGCCGTGATTCCGGACGCGCTCGCCGGCTGCGTGTCGTTGCCGGGCGTTGTGTACCGGCCGATCGCCGGCAAGCCGATCATGTCCGAACTCGCGCTCGCGCACCGGCGCTTCGAGAAGGCGCCCGCGGTGCGAGCGTTCCTGCGCACGGTTCCGGCCGCGGGCTAG